From one Rosa rugosa chromosome 4, drRosRugo1.1, whole genome shotgun sequence genomic stretch:
- the LOC133744449 gene encoding uncharacterized protein LOC133744449, with protein sequence MARVSLVFVFLLLSSKRIGSAAVGGDSSPLLRPAWATGVRVSLSLEHEWGDDVNGDDGREGFPVNGGFQSRGVSDRDFANRQHVVEMGDPGNRDGMAGLDGYCVMDSRGGRSRPRGRGGARGRGRIPPPVEEIFDNEVEASNVELPVPPVVEVANVVDPTRLSKLAKEILRLGGVPFQGGTNHMKKYFPPSVREKLEREFFLLVQGTKSVREYEAEFSRLYRFVRQMDAESLENLTFQEQESAERDFQRKGKATAGSSKACGNQGGFWKRQRTNQQAPARAAPTRIARAAPFGQGEPLRCYNCKEIGHTAKACTKLKNLACFTCGHTGHFSRDCTQQQDRGQGNQQRQLPQGNARVFAVGQQNTGVEGTLSLFDFLARVLFDTGASHSFISSFVVDMLGLTLRPLARPLCVTSPLGVSLELCMFCDACPIVIGGREFTTTLIVLADHTYDVILGVDWLRPNHAMIDCFEMVVSFHMPGQPVFHYRCLRSDSALRAGFLAHVESVSCAAIMAEIAVVSEYSDVFQEIPGLPPRRVVDFVIDVIPGTAPVCMAPFRMAPAELKELKDQIDGLLEQGFIRPSTSPWGAPVVFARKKDGSLRLCVDYRQLNKVTIKNRYPLPRIDDLFDQLKEATVFSKIDLRSGYHQLRVKDEDIPKTAFRTRYGHFEFFVMPFGLSNAPAAFMDLMNRMFSPYLDKFVVVFVDDILVYSKSLEDHDKHLHIVLQILREKKLFAKFEKCEFWQRRVKFFGHVVSKDGVSVDPSKV encoded by the exons ATGGCGAGGGTTTCTCTCGTCTTCGTTTTTCTTCTACTCTCATCTAAGAGGATTGGATCTGCGGCGGTGGGGGGAGACTCTTCACCTCTGCTCAGGCCTGCATGGGCGACGGGGGTGAGggtttctctctccctcgaACATGAATGGGGCGACGATGTTAATGGTGATGATGGCAGAGAGGGTTTCCCTGTGAATGGTGGTTTTCAAAGCCGAGGTGTTTCAGATCGGGATTTCGCTAATCGACAGCATGTGGTAGAGATGGGGGATCCTGGTAACCGGGACGGGATGGCAGGCTTGGATGGATATTGC gtgatggattcacGAGGAGGTCGAAGTAGACCCAGAGGCAGGGGTGGAGCCCgaggtaggggcaggattcCTCCACCTGTTGAGGAGATATTCGATAATGAGGTCGAGGCATCGAATGTTGAGCTGCCTGTTCCACCTGTTGTGGAGGTTGCGAATGTTGTAGATCCCACTCGTTTGTCgaagttggcaaaggagattTTGAGGCTGGGAGGAGTTCCATTTCAGGGAGGTACGAATcacat GAAGAAGTACTTTCCGCCTTCTGTAAGGGAGAAATTGGAAAGGGAATTTTTCTTGTTAGTCCAAGGGACTAAGAGTGTGAGGGAGTATGAGGCTGAGTTCTCAAGGTTGTATCGCTTTGTGAGACAGATGGATGCTGAGAGCCTA GAAAACTTGACTTTCCAGGAACAGGAATCGGCTGAGAGGGATTTCCAAAGGAAGGGAAAGGCAACTGCGGGGAGCAGTAAGGCATGTGGGAATCAAGGTGGATTCTGGAAGCGGCAGAGGACAAATCAGCAGGCGCCAGCTAGGGCTGCACCTACTAGGATTGCTAGGGCTGCACCTTTTGGGCAGGGAGAACCCTTGAGATGTTACAACTGCAAGGAGATTGGCCATACTGCTAAGGCTTGCACAAAACTAAAGAACTTGGCGTGCTTTACTTGTGGCCACACGGGGCATTTCTCCAGGGATTGTACCCAGCAGCAGGATAGGGGACAAGGGAACCAGCAGAGGCAACTACCTCAAGGAAATGCGAGGGTGTTTGCTGTTGGTCAGCAGAATACCGGAGTGGAAGGTACACTATCCTTATTTGATTTCCTTGCTAGGGTGTTGTTTGATACGGGAGCGTCCCACTCCTTCATATCTAGTTTTGTGGTTGATATGTTAGGATTGACTCTTAGGCCTCTTGCTAGACCCTTGTGTGTTACTTCTCCACTTGGTGTTTCCCTTGAGTTGTGtatgttttgtgatgcatgCCCAATTGTGATTGGTGGTAGGGAGTTTACCACGACTTTGATTGTGTTAGCAGATCATACGTATGATGTTATTTTGGGTGTTGATTGGCTGAGGCCAAATCACGCAATGATTGATTGCTTTGAAATGGTAGTGTCATTTCATATGCCTGGACAGCCGGTGTTTCATTATCGGTGTCTTAGGTCAGATTCTGCTTTAAGGGCAGGATTCTTAGCTCATGTGGAATCTGTGAGTTGTGCTGCGATTATGGCAGAGATTGCTGTAGTTTCCGAGTACAGTGATGTGTTTCAGGAGATACCAGGGTTACCTCCAAGGAGGGTAGTTGATTTTGTTATTgatgtgataccaggtactgcACCTGTATGCATGGCACCTTTTCGGATGGCACCCGCCGAACTTAAAGAGTTGAAGGATCAAATTGATGGTTTACTTGAACAAGGGTTCATTAGACCTAGTACttctccttggggtgcacctGTGGTATTTGCGAGGAAGAAGGATGGTTCACTAAGGTTGtgtgtggattatcggcagTTGAACAAGGTGACGATCAAGAATAGGTaccctttacctaggattgatgacttgtttGACCAGCTTAAGGAAGCTACTGTATTCTCAAAGATCgatttgagatctggatatcaccagttGAGGGTGAAGGATGAGGATATTCCTAAAACTGCTTTTAGGACTAGGTATGGACACTTTGAGTTttttgtcatgccttttggtctatcCAATGCACCTGCTGCCTTTATGGACTTGATGAACCGTATGTTCAGTCCATACTTGGATAAGTTCGTGGTAGTGTTCGTGGATGATATTTTGGTTTACTCCAAGTCGTTGGAGGATCATGATAAGCATTTGCACATTGTGCTacagattttgagagaaaagaaattgtttGCAAAATTCGAGAAGTGTGAATTTTGGCAAAGGAGGGTCAAGTTCTTTGGTCATGTAGTTTCGAAGGATGGGGTCTCTGTGGATCCTTCCAAGGTTTAA